One region of Oryza sativa Japonica Group chromosome 10, ASM3414082v1 genomic DNA includes:
- the LOC9270011 gene encoding serine/threonine-protein kinase BSK1-2-like, whose protein sequence is MGCCGSSLRVGSHAPEKPPRRARPPPPPPQPHHPRRPSFTLNAHQAAASSSAASAAPAPAFAEFSLAELREATGGFAAANIVSESGEKAPNLVYRGRLQGAGGGGRAIAVKKFGKLAWPDPKQFAEEARGVGKLRHRRMANLIGYCCDGDERLLVAEFMPNDTLAKHLFHWENKAIEWAMRLRVAYNIAEALEYCSNEERPLYHDLNAYRVLFDENGDPRLSCFGLMKNSRDGKSYSTNLAYTPPEYLRNGRVTLESVVFSFGTILIDLLSGKRIPPTLALDMIRSRSIQAIMETNLEGKYSIEEATTLVDLASKCLQYEPRDRPDIKKLVSILQPLQTKSEVPSYVMLGVPKPEEVPKAPPAPQHPLSPMGEACSRMDLTAIHQILVSTHYRDDEGTNELSFQEWTQQMRDMLDARKRGDFAFRDKNFKQAIDCYTQFVDVGTMVSPTVYARRSLCHLMCDQPDAALRDAMQAQCVYPDWPTAFYMQAVALSKLNMQSDSLDMLNEASQLEEKRQKSIKGP, encoded by the exons ATGGGTTGCTGCGGCTCCTCGCTGCGGGTGGGGTCCCACGCGCCGGAGaagccgccccgccgcgcccgccccccgccgccgccgccgcagccacacCACCCGCGCCGCCCGTCCTTCACCCTCAACGCGCACCaggcggccgcctcctcctccgccgcctccgccgctcccgccccggcgttcgcGGAGTTCTCGCTGGCGGAGCTCCGGGAGGCGACGGGCGGGTTCGCGGCGGCGAACATCGTGTCGGAGAGCGGCGAGAAGGCGCCCAACCTCGTCTACAGGGGGCGGCTGCAgggggcgggaggcggcggccgcgccatcgccgtgaAGAAGTTCGGCAAGCTGGCATGGCCCGACCCCAAGCAGTTCGCG GAGGAGGCGAGAGGGGTGGGGAAGCTGCGGCACCGGAGGATGGCCAACCTCATCGGCTACTgctgcgacggcgacgagcggctCCTCGTCGCCGAGTTCATGCCCAACGACACCCTCGCCAAGCACCTCTTCCACT GGGAAAACAAGGCTATTGAATGGGCTATGCGCCTCAGAGTTGCATACAACATTGCTGAAGCATTGGAATATTGTAGCAATGAGGAAAGGCCTTTATATCACGACCTAAATGCATACAGAGTACTCTTTGATGAG AATGGTGATCCTCGTCTATCATGCTTTGGTTTGATGAAAAACAGCAGGGATGGGAAAAGTTATAGTACAAACCTGGCATATACACCTCCAGAATATCTGAGAAATG GCAGGGTCACACTAGAAAGTGTTGTATTCAGTTTTGGCACAATACTCATCGATCTTCTCAGTGGAAAGCGCATTCCTCCTACCCTT GCACTTGACATGATAAGAAGCAGAAGCATCCAAGCAATAATGGAGACAAATTTAGAGGGAAAGTACTCTATAGAGGAGGCTACTACTCTGGTGGATCTTGCTTCAAAATGCTTACAGTATGAACCAAGAGATAGGCCTGATATTAAAAAGTTGGTTTCCATTCTTCAGCCTTTGCAAACAAAATCAGAG GTACCTTCTTATGTGATGCTTGGAGTTCCAAAGCCTGAAGAAGTACCAAAGGCGCCTCCCGCCCCACAGCACCCACTTTCTCCCATGGGAGAGGCCTGTTCCAGGATGGACCTTACTGCCATCCATCAGATCCTAGTTTCAACACATTACAGAGATGATGAAGGGACTAATGAG CTATCTTTCCAAGAATGGACTCAACAGATGAGAGATATGTTGGATGCTAGGAAACGTGGTGATTTTGCATTTCGAGACAAAAATTTCAAGCAAGCCATAGATTGTTACACTCAG TTTGTTGATGTGGGGACAATGGTGTCGCCAACTGTATATGCCAGACGGAGCTTGTGCCACCTTATGTGTGACCAACCTGATGCTGCACTCAGGGACGCAATGCAAGCACAGTGTGTGTATCCCGATTGGCCCACAGCTTTCTACATGCAGGCAGTGGCGCTCTCAAAGCTGAACATGCAGAGTGACTCTTTGGACATGTTGAACGAGGCATCACAGCTAGAAGAGAAGAGGCAAAAGAGCATAAAAGGTCCATGA
- the LOC4349267 gene encoding chitinase 8 precursor yields MTTTTTRFVQLAACAAASLLAVAASGAAAQGVGSVITQAVFNSMLPNRDNSQCPARGFYTYDAFIAAANSFPAFGTSGGSAELIRRELAAFFGQTSHETTGGTRGSSDQFQWGYCFKEEINKATSPPYYGRGPIQLTGQSNYQAAGNALGLDLVGNPDLVSTDAVVSFKTAIWFWMTAQGNKPSCHDVILGRWTPSAADTAAGRVPGYGVITNIINGGIECGVGQNDANVDRIGYYKRYCDMLGAGYGSNLDCYNQRNFAS; encoded by the exons atgacgacgacgacgacgaggtttGTTCAGCTTGCCgcgtgcgcggcggcgtcgctgctcgccgtggcggcgagtggcgcggcggcgcagggcgTCGGGTCGGTCATCACGCAGGCGGTGTTCAACAGCATGCTGCCCAACCGCGACAACTCGCAGTGCCCGGCGAGGGGCTTCTACACGTACGACGccttcatcgccgccgccaactccttcCCGGCGTTCGGCACCTCCGGCGGCAGCGCCGAGCTCATCCGGCGGGAGCTCGCCGCCTTCTTCGGCCAGACCTCCCACGAGACCACCG GTGGAACGAGGGGTAGTTCTGACCAGTTCCAGTGGGGTTACTGCTTCAAAGAGGAGATAAACAAGGCGACTTCTCCACCCTACTATGGACGTGGCCCAATTCAATTGACAGG gcAATCGAACTACCAAGCAGCCGGGAACGCGCTGGGGCTGGACCTGGTGGGCAACCCAGACCTGGTGTCCACCGACGCCGTGGTCTCCTTCAAGACGGCCATCTGGTTCTGGATGACGGCGCAGGGGAACAAGCCGTCGTGCCACGACGTCATCCTCGGCCGGTggacgccgtcggcggcggacaccgccgccggccgcgtccCCGGGTATGGCGTCATCACCAACATCATCAACGGCGGCATCGAGTGCGGCGTCGGCCAGAACGACGCCAACGTCGACCGCATCGGCTACTACAAGCGCTACTGCGACATGCTCGGCGCAGGCTACGGCAGCAACCTCGACTGCTACAACCAGCGCAACTTcgccagctag
- the LOC4349269 gene encoding protein STRICTOSIDINE SYNTHASE-LIKE 5, translated as MASSLSLLLAGVKAALVVLAGVALYSPEGFSPAPMPPEYSYGAPVSAPRHEPRALAASERVGEGRLPAPEDLAYDAAGGWLYTGCGDGWVRRVSVSSGDVEDWARTGGRPLGVALTADGGLVVADADIGLLKVSPDKAVELLTDEAEGVKFALTDGVDVAGDGVIYFTDASHKHSLAEFMVDVLEARPHGRLMSFDPSTRRTTVLARGLYFANGVAVSPDQDSLVFCETVMRRCSRYHINGDKAGTVDKFIGDLPGFPDNIRYDGEGRYWIAISAGRTLQWDVLTRSPFVRKLVYMVDRFVVAVPHNLKNAGAMSVTLAGEPVSMYSDPGLALTTGWLKVGDYLYYGSLTKPYLSRIDLAKSPAEKAQE; from the exons atggcgtcgtcgttgtcgttgctgctcgccggcgtgaaggcggcgctggtggtgctcgccggcgtcgcgctGTACAGCCCCGAGGGGTTCTCGCCGGCGCCGATGCCGCCCGAGTACTCGTACGGCGCCCCCGTGTCGGCGCCGCGGCACGAGCCCCGCGCGCtggcggcgagcgagcgcgtcGGGGAGGGGCGGCTCCCGGCGCCGGAGGACCTGGCctacgacgccgccggcgggtgGCTGTACACCGGCTGCGGCGACGGGTGGGTTCGCAGGGTGAGCGTCTCGTCCGGGGACGTCGAGGACTGGGCGCGCACCGGCGGCCGCCCCCTCGGCGTCGCCCTCACCGCCGACGGCGGCCttgtcgtcgccgacgccgacatC GGGTTACTGAAGGTGAGCCCGGACAAGGCGGTGGAGCTGCTGACCGACGAGGCGGAGGGCGTCAAGTTCGCCCTGAccgacggcgtcgacgtcgccggcgacggcgtcatCTACTTCACCGACGCGTCGCACAAGCACAGCCTCGCGGAGTTCATGGTGGACGTGCTCGAGGCGCGCCCCCACGGGCGGCTGATGAGCTTCGACCCGTCGACGCGGCGGACCACCGTGCTCGCCCGCGGCCTCTACTTCGCCAACGGCGTCGCCGTCTCGCCGGACCAGGACTCCCTCGTCTTCTGCGAGACCGTCAT GAGGAGGTGCTCGAGATACCACATCAACGGCGACAAGGCCGGCACCGTCGACAAGTTCATCGGCGACCTGCCGGGCTTCCCTGACAACATCCGCTACGACGGCGAGGGCCGCTACTGGATCGCCATCTCCGCC GGGAGGACGCTGCAGTGGGACGTGCTGACGAGGTCGCCGTTCGTGAGGAAGCTGGTGTACATGGTGGACAGGTTCGTCGTGGCGGTGCCCCACAACCTGAAGAACGCCGGCGCCATGAGCGTGACGCTCGCCGGAGAGCCCGTGTCGATGTACAGCGACCCGGGACTCGCCCTCACCACCGGCTGGCTCAAGGTCGGCGACTACCTCTACTACGGCTCGCTGACCAAACCGTACCTCAGCAGGATCGACCTCGCCAAATCGCCAGCTGAGAAGGCTCAGGAGTGA